A region from the Hydra vulgaris chromosome 08, alternate assembly HydraT2T_AEP genome encodes:
- the LOC136083154 gene encoding uncharacterized protein LOC136083154 produces MDDNFLFNFNKENSSFDDYFNEKNIVSEYYSVRESTQFFSKKKNNFSILNLNIRSINKNFDNLKLLLHDLNHDFKIISLTETWLKSNEKNCNYELNNYVSIHQPRKTHVGGGVSIFIHKSINFILRNDVNVNDTDCESLCIEITNKATKNIIINSIYRKPGGNFKIFKSYLKNFLSNTNITKKHVYLTGDYNINLLNHSSNVNVQYFLNTLIQHDIIPTISKSTRITNTSSTLLDNIFTNNIHNCLLESGIIKTDITDHFPIFLITNNITDNHSALKSTIQMRQINENSLLHFRNLLSEKIDWDLILQSQEANKAYDLFLAQFCKYYDLAFPLKKIVLNSKSLLSPWMTKGNTQKTWNVINQIIGKKRCSNNNLPQKLIIDGEMISNKETIVEKLNDYFLEVGPNLASKIPKNTTNFKSYIKPTNISMKEVSLNITEVRNAYNSLKNNKSAGIDQISVNVVKAIFDIIEPSLFHIFNLSIQSGIVPEKLKIAKISPIFKTGDNTIMSNYRPISVLPCFSKLLERIMYDRLNKYLTKNKILYNKQFGFKKKHSTDHAVIDLINYISDGFNNDCYTLGVFIDLSKAFDTVDHDILIEKLELYGVLNNNLLWFKNYLSNRKQYIVYKENETGNKVITCGVPQGSILGPLLFLLYINDLYLASKTLNLILFADDSNLFYSNKNIKDLFKIFNEELIKVNDWIICNKLSLNVLKTKFLLFHKPSKSDHLPLKLPNLFMNNSVIKRESNVNFLGIILDENISWKSHIKSIENKISKNISVLYRVKPFLNIKSLKIIYFSFIHSYLSYCNIAWGSSNYGKLKKIYSKQKIACKIIFGVKRTAHGEPFLMELNALNVYKLNIYQGLTVLLSGIIDIVDHSHYTTSMRNCIAFFNPLI; encoded by the exons atggatgacaactttttatttaattttaataaggaaAATAGCAGCTTTGATGactatttcaatgaaaaaaacattgtaagTGAATACTATTCAGTCCGTGAATCTActcaattttttagtaaaaaaaaaaataatttttcaattttaaatctaaacattcgaagtattaataaaaactttgataatctaaaactattattgCATGATCTAAACcacgattttaaaataattagtctCACGGAAACGTGGttaaaaagcaatgaaaaaaattgcaattatgAATTAAATAACTACGTATCAATTCACCAACCTCGTAAAACCCACGTTGGTGGCGGTGTAAGTATCTTTATTCACAAATCTATTAACTTTATATTGCGTAATGACGTCAATGTTAATGATACAGATTGTGAGTCGTTGTGCATCGaaataacaaataaagcaaccaaaaatattatcattaattcTATTTATAGAAAGCCAGGtgggaattttaaaatatttaaatcttatttaaaaaattttttaagcaacACCAACATAACAAAGAAACACGTTTACTTAACTGGTGACTACaatataaacttgttaaatcATTCTTCAAATGTAAATgttcaatactttttaaatacctTAATTCAACATGATATAATTCCAACAATAAGCAAATCAACCAGAATAACTAACACTTCATCAACATTACttgataatatatttactaataatattcataattGCCTCCTAGAATCTGGTATAATCAAAACTGACATAACAGATCATTTCCCAatattcttaattacaaataatataactgATAATCATTCTGCTTTAAAATCTACAATCCAAATgcgacagatcaatgaaaactccctGTTGCACTTTCGAAATCTCTtatcagaaaaaattgattgGGACCTTATATTACAATCACAAGAGGCAAATAAGGCGTATGATCTTTTTTTGGCgcagttttgtaaatattacGATTTGGCATTTccactaaaaaaaatagttttaaattcaaaatcactTTTAAGCCCTTGGATGACCAAAG gaaACACTCAAAAAACTTGGAATGTGATTAACCAgataattggtaaaaaaagaTGTTCTAACAATAATTTGCCACAAAAACTCATAATTGATGGCGAAATGATCAGTAATAAAGAAACCATCGTTGAAAAGCTCAACGACTATTTCCTTGAAGTTGGCCCAAATTTAGCAAGTAAAATCCCAAAAAACACCACAAATTTTAAATCCTATATAAAACCAACCAATATATCTATGAAAGaagttagtttaaatataaCTGAGGTGCGTAATGCGTACAATagtctgaaaaataataaatccgCTGGCATTGATCAAATTAGCGTGAACGTAGTTAAAGCAATCTTCGATATCATAGAACCAtctttgtttcatatttttaaccTTTCAATACAATCCGGTATTGTAccggagaaattaaaaattgctaaaatatcacctatttttaaaactggcGATAACACAATTATGtcaaattatagacctatttctgtcttaccatgcttttcaaaattattagaaCGTATTATGTATGATAggcttaataaatatttaaccaaaaacaaaatactgtataataaacaatttggattcaaaaaaaaacattcaacgGATCATGCAGTAATcgatttaataaattatatatccgATGGGTTCAATAATGATTGTTATACactaggagtttttattgatctgtcaaaagcatttgacacggTTGACCATGACATACTTATAGAAAAACTAGAACTCTATGGAGTATTAAACAATAACCTACTCTGGTTTAAAAATTACCTGTCAAACAGGAAACAATACATAGTGtataaagaaaatgaaacagGAAACAAAGttataacttgtggtgttccccagggatcCATCCTAGGACCACTATTATTCTTGTTGTACATTAACGATTTATATTTAGCTTCAAAGactttaaatcttattttgtttgctgacgacTCTAATcttttttactcaaataaaaatataaaagatctttttaaaatatttaatgaagaactaataaaagttaatgattggattatttgtaataaactttcattaaatgtactgaaaactaaatttttgttgtttcataaACCTAGTAAGAGTGATCACCTCCCtctaaaattacccaatctcTTTATGAATAATTCGGTTATTAAAAGAGAATCAAATGTAAACTTCCTGGGAATaatattagatgaaaatatatcatggaaatctcatattaaatctattgaaaataaaatttccaaaaatatttctgttCTATATAGAgttaaaccatttcttaatatcaagtctttaaaaattatatatttttcatttatccaTAGTTATTTATCCTAttgcaatattgcatggggaagtagcAACTATggaaagcttaaaaaaatttatagtaaacaaaaaattgcatgcaaaattatttttggcgTTAAGAGAACTGCTCATGGAGAGCCTTTCTTAATGGAACTTAATGCactcaatgtttataaacttaacatataTCAA GGTTTAACAGTTTTGTTATCAGGAATCATTGATATAGTAGACCATTCGCATTATACAACTTCAATGAGAAATTGTATTGCATTTTTCAACCCTTTGATTTAA
- the LOC105845443 gene encoding uncharacterized protein LOC105845443 has protein sequence MYKLSLLAKFGCIAVIIFQGFLLNKYLTLSYDIKWWAWYVGDTYVVGVWTLILFYLHKKFKQKSLNEVDPVDHRKFSDEIKYAFFAWITYILFLLPRIVVLFNTFPPKFKKSDFFGHNLLKVSLASTPLVFLLMIFGYHNANTTQDRKVYISSLASKVTLDLFDSMDLLELLFEPKGVPKVFLILTLVFASINLFLPTMALYELYVNKFPGRVSGFSFKTSYVCGCMFLVNLPNLILRLFLWHSHDADVSVLIMKNVMCILIGINEIVEFLCEERSKRCDNCMCYFKKAAFKEHCEKCVANDSKKQQLDILLVHDNL, from the coding sequence atgtacaaGCTATCTTTGTTGGCAAAGTTTGGCTGTATTGCTGTAATTATATTCCAAGGGTTTTTGCTGAACAAGTATTTAACCTTGTCTTATGATATAAAATGGTGGGCTTGGTATGTCGGAGATACATATGTTGTTGGTGTTTGGacgttaattttattttatctacataaaaagtttaaacagaAAAGCTTGAATGAAGTCGACCCCGTAGACCATAGAAAATTTTCCGatgaaataaaatatgctttttttgcCTGGATaacttatattctttttttactgCCAagaattgttgttttatttaacacatttcCTCCAAAATTTAAGAAGAGCGATTTCTTTGGacataacttattaaaagtATCATTGGCAAGTACTCcgcttgtttttttgttaatgatcTTTGGTTATCACAACGCAAATACAACTCAAGATCGTAAAGTATATATTTCTTCATTAGCATCAAAAGTAACTTTAGATCTTTTTGATAGCATGGATTTGCTGGAGTTGCTTTTTGAACCCAAAGGTGTacctaaagtatttttaatacttacaTTGGTTTTTGCGAGTATAAACTTATTTCTTCCCACTATGGCTCTTTACGAGttgtatgtaaataaatttcctGGCAGAGTCTCtggattttcatttaaaacttccTATGTTTGTGGATGTATGTTTTTAGTGAATTTACCAAATTTGATTTTGCGATTATTTTTATGGCATAGTCATGATGCTGATGTTTCTGTTCTTATCATGAAGAATGTAATGTGCATTTTGATTGGTATAAATGAAATCGTTGAATTTTTATGTGAAGAAAGATCAAAAAGATGTGACAATTGCAtgtgctattttaaaaaagcagcaTTTAAAGAACATTGTGAAAAATGTGTAGCAAATgattcaaaaaaacaacaattagatattttattggttcatgataatttataa